The window CCCGTCTGTGGCTCGACCGCGCATCCGCATCCGACGGTGAGCAAAGACGATGTGCCCGAAAAGGCGGATGTGGAGCGTGCGCGAAGCGAGACGGAAAAGGCGGAGAAGGCGCGCGAGAAGGCGGAAAAGGCGCAGACGGCAGCAGAAGCCGACCTCGCCGCCGTGCGCGGCGAGTTGGCGGCGGCGCAGAAGTCGCTGACGCAGACGACGGAGGACGAGGGAAGCCTCGCTGCCGCCATCGCCTCTTTGCAGGCCGAGGTCAAGGCGGCCGGGCAGGCGGCAGCGGCGCAGAAGGAGGCCGCCGCCGAGCGCGAGGCACTGTCCGCAAGGCTCGTGCAGGTGGAAGCCGCAGAAAAGGAGGCGGCGAAGGGCGCGGAAGCAGCCAATGCCGAGGCCGCACAGGCGGCGGGAGCATTGCAGGAAAAGAGCGCATCTCTGCCCGAAGCATACCGCGAGCCGAAGGCGGTCGAGATGGCGCTCGCGGCGGCAAGGCGTGGCGTCGCAGAGAGGGAGAAGGCGCTGGCCTCAGCGCAGGACGCTTTCTCCGGTGCAGGGAAAGAGCTTGCCGCAGCCAAGGCCGCAGCCGAGGCGGCAAAGACAGCGGCGGCACTCGCGCAGGAAGAAGCGCGAAAGAGCGCGGCGCTTCTCACCGAGCGCTTGAAGAGCGCGGGATTCTCGGACGAAGCGGCATTTCGCGCCGTGCTCACAGGACACTTCGCGACAGCAGAAGGCCGCAAGGAAGTCTCCGACCGCATCCGCGCCTACGAGGACAAGCGAACGGCTTTCGCCGAGGCAGAAAAAAAAGCCGCCGAGGAGGCGGCCGGCATCGCTCCACCCGACCTCGCCAAGCTCAAAGCGGCGCGGGAGGAAGCGGCTGCCGCGTGGACGGCAGGCACGCGCGAAGCCGCAGCACTGGCACAGGAGCTGAAGGAGCGCAGGTCGCGCGAGGAGCAGCTGCAAAAGCTCGCTCTTGAAGCGGCCTCGCTTGAAGCCGCCTACCATACGACGGGCAGGCTCGCGGAAGTCGCCGCTGGGCAGAATCCTCACCGCATGCATTTCCAGACATACGTCTTGCGCTCCATTCTCGCCGATGTGGCGGATGCCGCGAACATGCGCCTCCTGCGCATGACGCACGGGCAGTACCGCTTGGAGCGCAAAGAAGGTGTCGCCGACATGCGCAGGAGCGCGGGACTTGATCTTGAAATCTTCGATGAGAACACGGGCTACGCACGCCCCATGGCGACGCTCTCGGGCGGCGAATCCTTCCTCGCCGCCCTCGCCCTTGCGCTTGGCCTCGCCGACGTCGTCACCAACTACGCCGGCGGCATCCGCCTCGACACCATCTTCATCGACGAAGGCTTCGGCACTCTCGACGCCGAAACCCTCGACCTCGCCATAAAAACTCTCATGGACCTCCAAAAAGGCGGCCGCCTCGTCGGCATCATCTCCCATGTGGAGGAACTAAAAAACCGCATCGATGTGCGGCTTGAAGTAGAAAAGGGTGAGGACGGGAGCACGGCGAGGTTTGTCGTGGGGTAGATGAGGCGGCAAAGAAGTATGGGGTGTGCGGTAGAGATTCGTTCATAGGTGCAGAAGAGGCGTGCTGTTGTGATAAACTAAAATTGTAACAGAAGTGTCTAAAGAAAAACATCGAATGAAAGGAGATTTATTTTCACGAGTATCACGATGAGGAATCTCTCTATCGCGCCGTTGAGTATTTTGCCTATACCACGTACAACCATGTACGTCCGCATTCTTATAACGGTTACCGTACGCCATTCGAAGCAAGGTATTCGTCATAAGTTTATTGGACACTTATGTTACAAAAATGCTTGATCACAACAGCCCCCCGTTTGACGGGTGGTCATGATTTGCATAAATTCCTCGAATAGCATCCGTCAGACATCTCATCTTCCTGCATTCATGTGAGACTGATTAAAGGGTTGCTACTTGAAGTTTCAACCCTAGTGGCTGCATGAGTTTCAGCAGTGTGTCGATTTTTGGTGTGGTTTTAAAGGATTCGATGCGTGCGACAGAGGACTGCGGCAAGCCGCAGCGTTCTGCAAGCATTCGTTGGCTGATGCCGAGGGCAGTGCGACGTTCAATCATAGAAGATACGATGGCTGCAATCTCCTCGATTTCCTCCATGTTGCGACGACTTTCTGCGTCGATGGATTTTACATGATTCTTGTAATCTTCCCATGTCTTCATTGCGGTCACTCCTTTTGTTGACGGATGTAATCCTTCCGTGCCTCTTTAGCGTGGGCAAGTTCTCTAGGCGGAGTCTTTTGGCTTTTCTTACGAAAGTGGTGCAGCAAAACATATCGATTATCGGCGTAATAGAAATAAAAAATGCGATTATTTCCTGGGCGGAGTTCCCATATACCATCTTCCAGATGTTTTGTGATTTTGCTTGGCAAATTTGTTCCGTTGAGTGCTAGAAGATCGAGATAAAAGATGATTTGTTCATACTGAATGCGTGCATCTTTGTTGCTTCCGCTTTTGAGGCGCAGTTCCTCGAGGAAATCCCATACGTCAGATATGCCGTTTCTTTTTTCGTAGAAATCAATTTGATACATAGTCCACTCCCTCTGTTCACTATTTATATGATAGCATAAAAGCTATCGCTATACAAGGAGGATTCCATGAACCCATTCAGCAAACTCTTTCTGCTGTATTACATACTGTTGCCAACCAAGCTGATTGCAATGATTTTGCATGAGTTAACACAGCGTGTTTCTGGCATTGATGTTCGTTCAAGAGCAAACAAAGTAGCGAATCTTTTTTCACGAATTGCTCGTCAGAAGTGTATTAGTAAAGAGCACGAAGATTGCATATCTCTGCTGCATGAATATCTTGATTCGATATTGCAAGCGATTATTGGTGGGAGGCACGCGAGTTCATTCAAAAGAGCGGCACCCCTTTTTATGCTTGGATATCCGATTGGGAGAACTTTGATTATGCAAATTTTAATATTGATTGGCTTGCATGGTGTGCAGAAAATTTATTAAAAACGATGGGAGAAATGTACAGGTACGAAAAAAGATTCAAGAGGCAGTAAGAAAGCAACATCTGGATGGATATAGAAACGCCAGTGCTATGAGGAGATACTTTGAGATCTTTGCCGTTTAGCTATATAGAGGACAGTCCGTCTGTGCTTTTAATGCAGGGCAATGTACGATATAATGAATTCGTAGAATAAACCGACTCCAAGAAGACGGGCGATATGATCAGCAATATAGAGATAGATAACAGCTGTGGCAGTATGCGCTGCGATGGCAATAAAAGATAGGAGATGGACTGCATGAGAACAAACGATACTCCGATCTTGGATTTGATGAAGGACATCGACAAGGGAAACATTCAATTGCCTGATTTCCAGCGCGGCTGGGTATGGGATGACAGTCGCATTCGTGGGCTTATTGCCAGCATTACGCAGAATTTTCCAGTAGGTGCCGCCATGTTCCTCGAATATGGCAATGCGAATGTACGCTTCAAATATCGCATGATTGAGGGCGCACCGTCCTGCAAAGCACAGCCCGAGCAGCTTATTCTGGATGGTCAGCAGCGGCTCACTTCCATCTATGCGTCTATGTGCAGTCCGAATGCCATCAAAACCAGAACCGACAAAGGCAATGAGATCAAGCGATTTTACTACATCGATATTGCCAAGGCAATTGATCCTGCTATCGATCGAGTGGAGGCTATTATATCCGTCCCAGAGTCGAAGCGAATCACATCCGACTTTGGCAGGAAAATTGACCTCGATGTTTCGACTGCCGAAAGGGAATATGCGAATAAGCTGTTTCCTCTGAATATCATCTTGGATGACGAGAAGTCCTTTGAGTGGGAACGGGCATATCTTGCTTATCACAGTAATTCACACGAGGCAAGCGACGAGTATAGAACTTTTCGTGGAAAAATTATAATGACCGTCACTCATTACAAAATTCCTGTCATCAGCCTGGACAAGGACACGCCGAAGGAAGCGGTGTGCCAAGTTTTTGAGAATGTGAACCAAGGCGGCGTATCGCTTACGGTTTTCGAACTCGTCATAGCTGTATTCGCTATGGATGATTTTGAACTCAGGAAAGATTGGGAAAAGCGCAAAAACAATCATCTCAACGGAGATATTCTGAATATTGTCACGGCTACGGATTTCCTGACTGCCTGCACGCTTCTTTCTGCCTATGAGAAGAAGGGTGTGGTGAGCTGCAAGAAGAAGGACGTGCTGAACCTGAAGCTTGCCGATTATCAAAAATACGCCGATGTTTTGATGCAAGGATTCGAGGAAGCGGAAATGTTGCTCTTCGAGGAGCGCATCTTCGTCAGCCGCGACCTTCCTTATACGACGCAGCTCATTCCATTGGCCGTTTTGTGCGCCTTGCTCTTGCTCGATCGTCGAATAAAAAATTCCAATGTGAAGAACAAAATCAAGCGATGGTATTGGTGCGGTGTATTCGGTGAGCTTTATGGAAGTGCCAATGAGACGCGTTATGTAAATGATGTAGTTGGCGTGATGAATTGGTTGAACGGTGGTGAGCTGCCCAAGACCATTGTCGATTCCTATTTCAATCCCATGCGCCTGTTGATGCTTCAGTCAAGACGGAGTGCTGCCTATAAGGGAATCATGGCGCTTATCATGAAGAATCACAGTCGTGACTTCATCAGCGGGCAGGAGATGGATCTTGTTCTCTATAAAGCCGCCGGCATTGACATTCACCATATCTTTCCGAAAAACTATTGCAAGAGCAGGGGATATGATTATATCAAGTGGGATTCCATCATTAACAAGACGCCCCTATCGTACAGTACCAATCGGGAGATAGGCGGTGTTGCTCCGAGTGAATACCTGGCGCGTATCGAGAAGAAAAAGGTAGAGCAGACAGACTTGTGCGATTATCTCGCCAGTCATTGGATTGATATGGCCGATTGCATGTCCGATGATTTCGAGAGATTTATCGTTCATCGCGCGAGAAAAATTCTCGATGCCATTGCAAATGTCACCGGCAAGCCGATTTCCGGCAGGGATAGCGATGAAGTGAGAGAAAAATTTGACGAAATTTTGTAAGCTATCTGCTCCGTGGATGTCTGGTTGTTTTGCGGGGAACGTTTTCACTAGAAGGACAAAGGCGGCTTCAACAAGAATTAGAAGAGCATACTGACTACGGAGGCGATACGATGGACAATAAAAAGGAAATGGAGCGGGCGGAGCTGCATCGGGCGATCTGGCAGATTGCGAACGATCTGCGCGGTTCGGTGGATGGCTGGGATTTCAAGCAGTATGTCTTGGGCACGCTCTTTTATCGCTATATCTCGGAGAAGCTGACGAATTACCTCAACCGTGAGGCGCATGAGGCGGGGGATGCGGCATTTGACTATGCCGCACTGTCCGATGAAGAGGCGGAGACGGAGCGCGAGAATCTCGTGGAGGAGCAGGGGTACTTCATCCTGCCGAGCGAGCTTTTTGCCAATGTGCGAAAAAGTGCGCCGACAAATGAAAACCTCAATGAAACGCTGGAAAAGGTATTTCACAACATTGAAGCCTCGGCGACTGGCACGGCGAGTGAAAACGATCTTGCGGGGCTTTTTGAAGACCTCGACGTCAACAGCAACAAGCTCGGCGCTACGGTGAAGGAGCGCAATGCAAAGCTCGTGAAACTCCTCGACGGCATCGGCGAAATGCAGCTGGGAGATTATCGGGACAACACGATCGATGCCTTCGGCGACGCCTATGAATACCTCATGCGGATGTACGCTTCGAATGCCGGCAAGAGCGGCGGCGAATACTATACGCCGCAGGAAGTCTCCGAGCTTCTGACGCGCCTCACGGTCATCGGCAAGGCGCGGGTGAACAAAGTGTACGACCCCGCCTGCGGCAGTGGATCTCTATTACTGAAGTTTGCCAAAATTCTCGGCAAGGAGAATGTGCGAAACGGCTTCTACGGGCAGGAGATCAACATCACGACGTACAATCTTTGCCGCATCAATATGTTCCTGCATGACATCAATTTCGACGACTTCGACATTGCGCGCGGCGATACGCTGACTGATCCGCAGCATGATGCGTTTGAGCCGTTTGAAGCGATTGTTTCCAATCCGCCGTATGCGATTCGGTGGGAAGGCAAGAACAATCCTACCCTTATCAACGATCCGCGCTTCGCGCCTGCGGGCGTGCTTGCGCCGCCGTCGAAAGCCGACTTCGCCTTCATCTTGCACGCGCTCGCGTGGCTGGCGGCGAACGGCACGGCGGCGATTGTCTGCTTCCCCGGCATCATGTATCGCGGCGGCGCGGAGAAGAAGATTCGCCAGTATCTGATCGACAGCAATTTCGTCGATGCCGTGATTCAGCTGCCGGACAATCTCTTTTTCGGCACGAGCATCGCGACCTGCATCATGGTGCTGAAGAAGTCGAAAGCGGACACGACTACGCTCTTCATCGACGCTTCGAAGGAATGTATCAAGGTCACGAACAACAACAAGCTCACGCAGGAAAACATCGAGCATATCCTGCAGATGTATACTGACCGCGCAGATGTTGCCTACACGGTGCGCCTCGTTCAAGGCAAGGAAATAGCCGCCGAGGACTACAACCTCTCCGTCAGCACTTACGTCGAACCGGAAGACACGCGCGAAGTCATCGACATCGTGGCGCTCAATGCAGAGATTCGCGAGATCGTCGCAAGGGAAGAAGTGCTGCGGTGTGAGATCGACAAGATTATTGCCGAGATCGAAGACGAGGAGGGAATTGCTCTATGAGCAGGCTGAAGGAGTTGATGGAAGAGCTTTGCCCGAGTGGAGTGGAGTATAAACAACTTGGTGAGATTGGAACACTTGTCAGAGGAAAAAGATTTGTAAAAAATGATTTTGCAGATATTGGAGTACCAGCCATTCATTATGGGGAAATGTATACCTATTACGGAATTTCTAGTAGTGAAGCTAAAACAAAAATACGTGCAGAAATCTCATCAAAGATGAGGTATGCACAAACCAATGATGTTATTATTGTAGGCGCAGGCGAAACTGTTGAGGATATTGGAATCGGTGTAGCTTGGCTGGGAAAAGACGATGTAGCTGTACATGATGCTTGCTATATTTTTCGACATAATATGAATCCGATATATGTATCGTATCTCTTGCGTACAGAAAGCTACCACAAACTAATTAAGAAATATATTACTACAGGGAAAATATCGTCTATTTCGGCGCAAGGCTTAGCGAAAGCGATCATTCCCGTCCCGCCATTGGAAATTCAAAATGAAATCGTAAAATTATTAGACAGTTTTACGGAGCTTACAACGGAGCTTACCGCAGAGCTTACAGCGGAGCTTACCTTGCGGAAAAAGCAGTATAATTTTTACCGCGACAGCCTTTTGAATTTTGTCCGTGTGGATGATACAATCGTTCAGACAGACAGACAGACAGACAGACAAGCTCAAAGAATAAGTGAATTTGGGCTGTGGCGGAAAACGCAACATATAGAGTGGAAAAGTTTACGAGATATTTCCGTGCGAATTTCTTCGGGAGGAACGCCAAGAAAAACAAATTCTGCTTATTATACTGGCGGTACAATTCCTTGGTTGCGAACTCAAGAGGTGGAATTTAATTATATTGAGAAAGCGACATCTTTTATTACAGAAGAGGGATTAAAAAACTCATCGGCGAAATGGATCCCTGCACACTGTGTTATTGTTGCCATATCTGGTGCGACAGCTGGACGAAGTGCTGTCAATAATATCCCTGTTACAACGAATCAGCATTGTTGTAACATTGAAGTTAACGAGGAAATGGTTGAGTATAAATATGTGTTCTATTGGGTAAA of the Selenomonas sputigena genome contains:
- a CDS encoding AAA family ATPase produces the protein MRPLRLTMEAFGSYGKKTVVDFTELGERSFFLIHGRTGSGKTTLLDAICFAFYGEASMAGRTGTMMRTDEAPREARTSVDFVFALGTQKYHICRTPSYERMKKDGTGLTPVQASAMLWQVEEGEAAENEERVLAQRPSSVTQKMTELLGFGPAEFRQVVLLPQGAFRDLLTAKVDEREALLAMLFKTERYRRLEELFKSRAKAMEARRAEIKAQEGALLAGGAADSLDAHRAASEEKEKALAVLEKQAAALQEKQEAAQRAEQKGIRAAEILTRWEKARKMLADHEEKRGSVERYRAQLEEAQRAAQIEDVAAGAARDREKAKEREAECAAQEKRREKAAHELKRAEDALMREKAREGELEEGKAKVRKLEEYGACAIDLAKARARAKSREEAAHEAAEKAAQAKAAQEKLAAELLALGTREKELAERAAKAEGLSLALAQKEKEREARQNLAALKKRAAKAQEAAESAGEKARAAREEHEMKRRNQRALEHVYMEGQAALLARSLEDGKACPVCGSTAHPHPTVSKDDVPEKADVERARSETEKAEKAREKAEKAQTAAEADLAAVRGELAAAQKSLTQTTEDEGSLAAAIASLQAEVKAAGQAAAAQKEAAAEREALSARLVQVEAAEKEAAKGAEAANAEAAQAAGALQEKSASLPEAYREPKAVEMALAAARRGVAEREKALASAQDAFSGAGKELAAAKAAAEAAKTAAALAQEEARKSAALLTERLKSAGFSDEAAFRAVLTGHFATAEGRKEVSDRIRAYEDKRTAFAEAEKKAAEEAAGIAPPDLAKLKAAREEAAAAWTAGTREAAALAQELKERRSREEQLQKLALEAASLEAAYHTTGRLAEVAAGQNPHRMHFQTYVLRSILADVADAANMRLLRMTHGQYRLERKEGVADMRRSAGLDLEIFDENTGYARPMATLSGGESFLAALALALGLADVVTNYAGGIRLDTIFIDEGFGTLDAETLDLAIKTLMDLQKGGRLVGIISHVEELKNRIDVRLEVEKGEDGSTARFVVG
- a CDS encoding helix-turn-helix domain-containing protein, giving the protein MKTWEDYKNHVKSIDAESRRNMEEIEEIAAIVSSMIERRTALGISQRMLAERCGLPQSSVARIESFKTTPKIDTLLKLMQPLGLKLQVATL
- a CDS encoding type II toxin-antitoxin system RelE/ParE family toxin; this encodes MYQIDFYEKRNGISDVWDFLEELRLKSGSNKDARIQYEQIIFYLDLLALNGTNLPSKITKHLEDGIWELRPGNNRIFYFYYADNRYVLLHHFRKKSQKTPPRELAHAKEARKDYIRQQKE
- a CDS encoding DUF262 domain-containing protein encodes the protein MRTNDTPILDLMKDIDKGNIQLPDFQRGWVWDDSRIRGLIASITQNFPVGAAMFLEYGNANVRFKYRMIEGAPSCKAQPEQLILDGQQRLTSIYASMCSPNAIKTRTDKGNEIKRFYYIDIAKAIDPAIDRVEAIISVPESKRITSDFGRKIDLDVSTAEREYANKLFPLNIILDDEKSFEWERAYLAYHSNSHEASDEYRTFRGKIIMTVTHYKIPVISLDKDTPKEAVCQVFENVNQGGVSLTVFELVIAVFAMDDFELRKDWEKRKNNHLNGDILNIVTATDFLTACTLLSAYEKKGVVSCKKKDVLNLKLADYQKYADVLMQGFEEAEMLLFEERIFVSRDLPYTTQLIPLAVLCALLLLDRRIKNSNVKNKIKRWYWCGVFGELYGSANETRYVNDVVGVMNWLNGGELPKTIVDSYFNPMRLLMLQSRRSAAYKGIMALIMKNHSRDFISGQEMDLVLYKAAGIDIHHIFPKNYCKSRGYDYIKWDSIINKTPLSYSTNREIGGVAPSEYLARIEKKKVEQTDLCDYLASHWIDMADCMSDDFERFIVHRARKILDAIANVTGKPISGRDSDEVREKFDEIL
- a CDS encoding type I restriction-modification system subunit M, which translates into the protein MDNKKEMERAELHRAIWQIANDLRGSVDGWDFKQYVLGTLFYRYISEKLTNYLNREAHEAGDAAFDYAALSDEEAETERENLVEEQGYFILPSELFANVRKSAPTNENLNETLEKVFHNIEASATGTASENDLAGLFEDLDVNSNKLGATVKERNAKLVKLLDGIGEMQLGDYRDNTIDAFGDAYEYLMRMYASNAGKSGGEYYTPQEVSELLTRLTVIGKARVNKVYDPACGSGSLLLKFAKILGKENVRNGFYGQEINITTYNLCRINMFLHDINFDDFDIARGDTLTDPQHDAFEPFEAIVSNPPYAIRWEGKNNPTLINDPRFAPAGVLAPPSKADFAFILHALAWLAANGTAAIVCFPGIMYRGGAEKKIRQYLIDSNFVDAVIQLPDNLFFGTSIATCIMVLKKSKADTTTLFIDASKECIKVTNNNKLTQENIEHILQMYTDRADVAYTVRLVQGKEIAAEDYNLSVSTYVEPEDTREVIDIVALNAEIREIVAREEVLRCEIDKIIAEIEDEEGIAL
- a CDS encoding restriction endonuclease subunit S gives rise to the protein MSRLKELMEELCPSGVEYKQLGEIGTLVRGKRFVKNDFADIGVPAIHYGEMYTYYGISSSEAKTKIRAEISSKMRYAQTNDVIIVGAGETVEDIGIGVAWLGKDDVAVHDACYIFRHNMNPIYVSYLLRTESYHKLIKKYITTGKISSISAQGLAKAIIPVPPLEIQNEIVKLLDSFTELTTELTAELTAELTLRKKQYNFYRDSLLNFVRVDDTIVQTDRQTDRQAQRISEFGLWRKTQHIEWKSLRDISVRISSGGTPRKTNSAYYTGGTIPWLRTQEVEFNYIEKATSFITEEGLKNSSAKWIPAHCVIVAISGATAGRSAVNNIPVTTNQHCCNIEVNEEMVEYKYVFYWVKSQYEKLKGLGRGARADLSAEIIANYPIPVPPLSEQCRIVSILDRFDALCNDLTSGLPAEIAARKKQYEHYRDKLLTFPRSNG